A single Saccopteryx bilineata isolate mSacBil1 chromosome 11, mSacBil1_pri_phased_curated, whole genome shotgun sequence DNA region contains:
- the LOC136315459 gene encoding histone H2B type 1-C/E/F/G/I-like, producing the protein MPEPAKSAPAPKKGSKKAVTKAQKKDGKKRKRSRKESYAVYVYKVLKQVHPDTGISSKAMGIMNSFVNDIFERIAGEASRLAHYNKRSTITSREIQTAVRLLLPGELAKHAVSEGTKAVTKYTSSK; encoded by the coding sequence ATGCCTGAGCCCGCCAAGTCCGCGCCTGCCCCGAAGAAGGGCTCCAAGAAGGCGGTGACCAAGGCGCAGAAGAAGGACGGCAAGAAGCGCAAACGCAGCCGCAAGGAGAGCTACGCGGTGTACGTGTACAAGGTGCTGAAGCAGGTGCACCCCGATACCGGCATCTCGTCCAAGGCCATGGGCATCATGAACTCGTTCGTCAACGACATCTTCGAGCGCATCGCGGGCGAGGCTTCGCGCCTGGCGCATTACAACAAGCGCTCGACCATCACGTCCCGGGAGATCCAGACGGCCGTGCGCCTGCTGCTGCCTGGGGAGCTGGCCAAGCACGCCGTGTCCGAGGGCACCAAGGCCGTCACCAAGTACACCAGCTCCAAGTAG
- the LOC136315453 gene encoding histone H2A type 1 — MSGRGKQGGKARAKAKTRSSRAGLQFPVGRVHRLLRKGNYAERVGAGAPVYLAAVLEYLTAEILELAGNAARDNKKTRIIPRHLQLAIRNDEELNKLLGKVTIAQGGVLPNIQAVLLPKKTESHHKAKGK; from the coding sequence ATGTCTGGACGTGGAAAACAGGGCGGCAAGGCGCGAGCCAAGGCCAAGACGCGGTCCTCGCGGGCCGGCCTGCAGTTCCCCGTGGGCCGCGTGCACCGCCTGCTCCGCAAGGGCAACTACGCTGAGCGGGTCGGTGCCGGTGCGCCCGTGTACTTGGCGGCCGTGCTGGAGTACCTGACGGCCGAGATCCTGGAGCTGGCGGGCAACGCGGCCCGCGACAACAAGAAGACGCGCATCATCCCGCGCCACCTGCAGCTGGCCATCCGCAACGACGAGGAGCTCAACAAGCTGCTGGGCAAAGTGACCATCGCGCAGGGCGGCGTCCTGCCCAACATCCAGGCCGTGCTGCTGCCCAAGAAGACCGAGAGCCACCACAAGGCCAAGGGCAAGTGA
- the LOC136315451 gene encoding histone H3.1, whose product MARTKQTARKSTGGKAPRKQLATKAARKSAPATGGVKKPHRYRPGTVALREIRRYQKSTELLIRKLPFQRLVREIAQDFKTDLRFQSSAVMALQEACEAYLVGLFEDTNLCAIHAKRVTIMPKDIQLARRIRGERA is encoded by the coding sequence ATGGCTCGTACTAAGCAGACGGCGCGCAAGTCCACCGGTGGGAAGGCACCGCGCAAGCAGCTGGCCACTAAGGCGGCCCGCAAGAGCGCGCCTGCTACCGGCGGCGTCAAGAAGCCGCACCGTTACCGGCCCGGCACGGTGGCCCTGCGCGAGATCCGCCGCTACCAGAAGTCCACCGAGCTGCTGATCCGCAAGCTGCCTTTCCAGCGCCTGGTGCGCGAGATCGCGCAGGACTTCAAGACCGACCTGCGCTTCCAGAGCTCGGCCGTGATGGCGCTGCAGGAGGCGTGCGAGGCGTACCTGGTGGGGCTGTTCGAGGACACCAACCTGTGCGCCATCCACGCTAAGCGCGTGACCATCATGCCCAAGGACATCCAGCTCGCGCGCCGCATCCGAGGGGAGAGAGCATAA